GGCGCGCGCCGTCCGACCTCACCATCGAGTACCGCGACAGCCCGGACCCGATCCGGTACGAGGACGGGCGGGGGATCGGGTTCGGCGTCGTCCTGCGGGCGTTCGCCGACGGCGGTACGCTCACCACCGGCCCGGACGGACACACCGTCGAGGGCGCGGACTCGGTCACGCTCGTGCTGGCCGCGGCGAGCAGCTTCCAGGGCTGGTCGGTCCCGCCGGGGCGCAAGTTGCCGCTGCCGGACGCCGTACGGCTGGTGGATGCGGTTGCCCCGGACAAGCTTCTGCAGCGGCACCTCGACGACCACACCGCGCTGTACGACCGGGCCGGGCTGACGCTCGGTCCGGCGGTCGACCTGCCGACCGACGAGCGGGTCCGCGCGGTCGGTGCCGGTGGCAACGATCCGGACCTGGCGGGGCTGGTCTTCGCCTTCGGCCGGTACTTGCTGATGGCATCGTCGCGGCCGGGGACCCAGGCGGCCAACCTGCAAGGGATCTGGAACGCCGAGCGCCGCCCGATGTGGGCCAGCGACTGGACCAACAACATCAACACCCAGATGAACTACTGGCTCGCCGACGTGACCGGTCTGCGCGAGTGCTTCGATCCGCTGACCGATCTGCTCGAGGGCCTGGCCGAGTCCGGTCGCGAGACCGCGCGCATCCTGTACGACGCACCCGGTTGGGTCTCGCACCACAACGCCGACCTCTGGCGCGCCACCTGGCCGGTCGGCGACGGCGGCGACGACCCGGTCTGGGCGACGGCCGCGACCTGTGGGGTCTGGCTGTCAGCCCATCTGATGGAGCACCACCGCTTCCACCCGGACGAGGCCTGGTTGCGCGACCGCGCGTACCCGATCCTGGCCGGCGCGGCCGAGTTCGTGCTGGCGATGCTGGTCGAGGACGGCGACGGCCGGTTGCAGTTCATCCCGTCGACGGCTCCCGAGCACCACTTCCTGCTGCCGTCGGGGGAGAAGGCCTCGGTCGACCTCACGTCGACGTACGACCTGTGGCTGATCCGCGAGCTGTTCGCGAACCTGTCGGAGGCGGAGACCGCACTCGGTCTCTCGTCCGACCTCGCGGCGCGCTGTGCCAAGGCGGCCGAGCGGCTGCCCGAGATCGGGCTCACCGCCGACGGCCGGATGCTGGAGTGGCCGACCGACTGGCCGCCCTCGGAGTTCGACCATCGGCACCAGTCCCACCTGTACGGGCTGTACCCCGGCAACCAGATCGACCCCGCCCGTACGCCGGAGTGGGCCGGCGGTGTCCGCAAGTCGCTCGAGCTCCGCACCTCCGGCCGTCCCGCCGGTGGCTGGACCAGCGCCTGGCTGATCGCCCTCTACGCCCGCCTGGCCGAGCCGCAGAAGGCCGCCGACGTCGTCCGCCACTACACCAGCCGCCTGGTCGCCGGGAACCTGCTCCACCGCGACGGCGACATCTTCCAGATCGACGCGAACTTCGGCCTGACCGGCGCGATCGCCGAGCTGCTGATCCAGAGCCACACGGACGTCGTACGGCTGCTTCCGGCGCTGCCGGCCGAGTGGGCCACCGGTTCGTACCACGGTCTGCGGGCCCGCGGCGGCCTGTCCTTCGACGTCACCTGGCAGGACGGGCAGATCACCGCTGCGGTGGTGCGTGCCGACCGGGCCGGTCGCTTCCGGGTCGCTCTGGGCGCGACGGCCGAGCCGGTCGAGGTCGAACTGGTGGCGGGTGACCGACGTCATGTGGTGTGATCCGCAACCAGATGAGGGTTGCCTAACCGAACTCAGGTAATGTTCGCTACGAATTATCCGCCTGAGAAGAGGACACAACATGAGGAGCCGATGGACCGCGACGGTCGCGGGACTGGCTGTGCTCGGCCTGGCGCTGGCCGGCTGCGGCAGCGACGACAAGTCGGCCGACACCGGGGCCGGCGACACCGAGGTGGCGACCGGCGGACGGCTGTTCTCGACCGCCGACGCGGAGACCGCGAAGCTCGGGTCGGACGCCGCCGACGGCGCCTTTCCGCGGACGGTCAAGCACGCCCTCGGTGAGACCAAGCTCGAGAAGAAGCCCGAACGGGTCGTCGTCCTCGACAGCGGCGAGCTGGACGGCGTCCTCGCGCTCGGCATCACGCCGGTCGGCATGGGCACCAACGCCGGCCAGAACGGCGTACCGAGCTACCTGGCGGACAAGGCGCAGGGGATCCAGCCCGTCGGCGGCGTCAGCGAGCTGAACCTCGAGGCGATCGCGAAGCTCAAGCCCGACCTGATCCTCGGCAGCAAGCTGCGGGCCAACGACCTGTACGCCAAGCTCAGCGCGATCGCGCCGACCGTGATGAGCATCCGGCCGGGCTTCCCGTGGAAGGAAGACTTCCTGCTGGTCGCCGACTCGCTCGGCGAGGAGGCCAAGGCGACCCAGCTGCTGAACGACTACCAGAAGCGCGCCACCGAGGTGAAGAGCAAGGTCCAGGGCTCGCCGACGATCTCGCTGGTCCGGTTCCGCCCGGCCGAGATCCGGCTGTACGGCAACCTGTCGTTCATCGGCGTGATCCTGAAGGACATCGGCCTGCCGCGGCCCAAGGTGCAGGACATCCAGGAGCTCGCACTGGAGGTCTCCCAGGAGAACATCGGCCAGGCCGACGGCGACTGGATCTTCTACTCCAGCTACGGCAAGCCCGAGACGACCGCGGAGAACACGGTCGTCAACGGGACGCTGTGGAAGGCGCTGTCCGGCGTGAAGTCCGGCAAGGTGCAGCGGGTCAACGACGAGGTCTGGTTCCTCGGCCTGGGCCCGATCGGCGCGCAGGCCACGCTGGACGACCTGGAGAAGTACCTCACCGCCAAGAGCTGACCGCCTGTACGCCGGCCCGCTTGACGGTGGGCTGGCGTCAGTCGGGGACCCGTCCGCGGTCGTTGACCGCGACGTGCGGGGCGTACCGGCGTACTGCGGCCTCGAGCTCGTCGAACGGCAGCGTCCTGGTGAGCAGGCTGCCCGGCCAGTCGCACGACGGGCCCCAGTTCTTCGACAGCTTGGGCAGCTCGGCATCCGGGACCTTCTGGACGATCAGGTACGACGACCAGGTCTCGTCGTCCTCGCCGT
The Kribbella italica DNA segment above includes these coding regions:
- a CDS encoding glycosyl hydrolase family 95 catalytic domain-containing protein: MSHELWFSTPAPDWFEALPIGNGHLGGMVFGRIADERIALNLDDVWSGDGPRTLRVPDGPAVLADVRRLLLEDGDRKAATERTRALQGPLVESYQPLGDLLITTAEAEVADYRRSLDLRTGIAAIDYTQGGVRYRRESYVSTPDQVLVWTVAADVPGSVDLSAALTSVHPVEASVVDSRTIAITGRAPSDLTIEYRDSPDPIRYEDGRGIGFGVVLRAFADGGTLTTGPDGHTVEGADSVTLVLAAASSFQGWSVPPGRKLPLPDAVRLVDAVAPDKLLQRHLDDHTALYDRAGLTLGPAVDLPTDERVRAVGAGGNDPDLAGLVFAFGRYLLMASSRPGTQAANLQGIWNAERRPMWASDWTNNINTQMNYWLADVTGLRECFDPLTDLLEGLAESGRETARILYDAPGWVSHHNADLWRATWPVGDGGDDPVWATAATCGVWLSAHLMEHHRFHPDEAWLRDRAYPILAGAAEFVLAMLVEDGDGRLQFIPSTAPEHHFLLPSGEKASVDLTSTYDLWLIRELFANLSEAETALGLSSDLAARCAKAAERLPEIGLTADGRMLEWPTDWPPSEFDHRHQSHLYGLYPGNQIDPARTPEWAGGVRKSLELRTSGRPAGGWTSAWLIALYARLAEPQKAADVVRHYTSRLVAGNLLHRDGDIFQIDANFGLTGAIAELLIQSHTDVVRLLPALPAEWATGSYHGLRARGGLSFDVTWQDGQITAAVVRADRAGRFRVALGATAEPVEVELVAGDRRHVV
- a CDS encoding ABC transporter substrate-binding protein — encoded protein: MRSRWTATVAGLAVLGLALAGCGSDDKSADTGAGDTEVATGGRLFSTADAETAKLGSDAADGAFPRTVKHALGETKLEKKPERVVVLDSGELDGVLALGITPVGMGTNAGQNGVPSYLADKAQGIQPVGGVSELNLEAIAKLKPDLILGSKLRANDLYAKLSAIAPTVMSIRPGFPWKEDFLLVADSLGEEAKATQLLNDYQKRATEVKSKVQGSPTISLVRFRPAEIRLYGNLSFIGVILKDIGLPRPKVQDIQELALEVSQENIGQADGDWIFYSSYGKPETTAENTVVNGTLWKALSGVKSGKVQRVNDEVWFLGLGPIGAQATLDDLEKYLTAKS